A part of Hymenobacter swuensis DY53 genomic DNA contains:
- a CDS encoding DEAD/DEAH box helicase, which yields MQLPQLLQQFGITAKQLETLLLEHGIEPKLRYRKLVPDEWWALLVTEFGEPQNPLEFVLNGDELKAEQQDACVSLSSVFQQHALFEQPVIKAEVMLPGLKVVGHVEMVELAKQQAQNERLATKNHHGAGRSGGTGGKKEKPRPEDLELKLGQVMRVVEDRGFGFLQPIGTRNELFWHVSGLEKMPAIGDWLLYAERPNPKKAGKEEVWWARPVAQDESLLLRIAGLLNESALMKLLEVAPEAARGQILQDKLRQLPPLTGPEAFDAAVAALNLVRQKLPSQLEPETWALIAQAEPAYAGQLWLRYCSPLAASGIIAGRLAKLLETTPEGVASWWPDVETSGLMGLCLAYVQHGGPEVATEALTRLRLALGSEQALLYDATLVQWLKEESARTADEYRRNRAATRTAYSQETAETLAQMLADEIPAAIAFELWSTGEDLPFPQDEALAQFANLPTAVQDRVAEALTEPAFYSILPHLGEHHEPRTLSRARKTIEDYLIKQLAVISLDLESDREHIHELAWGKSGDWHSGNGADEVKLVFGELTNYLTGGEPALVVGHNIIAFDAPLLAERGLTIAENQLWDTLLVEMALSPHFHTFALQTAHEAQGDAELALRLFLTQLLRLMQLDESAWLAVATLFSSPLQAHLREFRALNWVLWLQTQDLEQEMRACFRPQPQASTLRQEVHAWLESEKSAGVVLAPREVWAEVLVRSSVRFWADEETALDYRELDEEALLQLLVVLPTELLLVQQFFTYCRQQGWPPLAANMAPAVRARLRQHEIDLGSCLISLPADSTKRHFPLCLTVEQLRDARTWLHQVPALSVLVVEPDLITLGHKYEVAQLTADELRNSPATDTEWIKFSGGQSFMGLTLKQANLLVGKLPGGYDTFWLEKHQYGQYRVWASFGWEKLLKELTKQGTSLEYRRGTQRAYPAGQLRSAVANQQRLQQRLGVVALNPETIYRSRYWLLQAELVRRIGSQTSAPVVLLVQRPEEVERLESYFRLNLKCYIPKREAQLGRRLELLHRPGTSQRLLIAPVGQAAAIFEANYLGPLQVVLESFNLMENFYLAQNTTLFEAARLAAGELARPSDNEESGGTAEAMGGVESEEDAQMGILERNLLFLLELQRPVVYRMRALIADNHEASRLWLLDPRLADFAGLERSWQLSRETVDVAWETKEAYEAAAKPADAALGGVRPEADFGLNLDEARELLRQVFLRSVDTDGHEMVHQWRENQIPYLNEILQAQTDLLVTLATGGGKSVLFQAPALYRSAYTNRLSIVVTPLKALMEDQVAKLWELGFYSSVEYINSDKQDEVQQIYRRIAGGEIALLFITPERFRSGGFSRAFWQRFTNDHGLEYAVFDEAHCISQWGHEFRPDYLHSAKVVQGFRQEGVRDFGRQFPVLLFSATVTQKIFDNFKQLFPEHEATR from the coding sequence ATGCAACTACCCCAACTTTTACAGCAATTTGGAATTACAGCTAAGCAACTGGAAACACTGTTGCTGGAGCATGGCATTGAGCCGAAACTGAGATACCGAAAGTTGGTCCCCGATGAATGGTGGGCATTGTTAGTAACTGAATTTGGCGAGCCCCAAAACCCCTTGGAATTTGTACTAAACGGGGATGAACTGAAGGCGGAACAGCAAGACGCATGCGTTTCATTAAGCTCTGTATTTCAACAGCATGCCCTTTTTGAACAGCCAGTAATCAAGGCAGAAGTCATGCTGCCCGGATTAAAGGTGGTGGGCCATGTTGAAATGGTAGAACTTGCCAAACAGCAAGCTCAGAATGAGCGGTTGGCTACAAAGAATCACCATGGAGCCGGGCGTTCGGGGGGCACGGGTGGAAAGAAAGAAAAACCACGGCCTGAGGACCTAGAGCTAAAGCTAGGGCAGGTTATGAGGGTTGTTGAAGACCGTGGTTTCGGTTTTTTACAACCTATAGGCACCCGTAATGAGCTTTTCTGGCATGTTTCCGGATTGGAGAAAATGCCTGCAATCGGTGACTGGTTACTCTACGCGGAAAGGCCTAATCCCAAAAAAGCAGGCAAAGAAGAAGTTTGGTGGGCACGACCAGTAGCGCAAGATGAATCCTTACTGCTTCGAATAGCCGGCCTACTAAACGAGTCGGCCTTAATGAAACTTCTGGAGGTGGCCCCAGAAGCTGCGCGTGGCCAAATACTACAAGACAAGCTGAGGCAACTACCTCCCCTTACTGGACCAGAGGCATTTGATGCGGCCGTTGCAGCATTAAACTTAGTAAGGCAGAAATTACCTTCGCAACTAGAGCCCGAAACCTGGGCATTAATAGCGCAGGCTGAACCAGCCTATGCTGGGCAGCTTTGGTTGCGCTACTGTTCACCACTAGCCGCTTCTGGCATTATTGCAGGCCGGCTGGCCAAACTGTTGGAAACAACGCCGGAAGGTGTTGCGAGTTGGTGGCCTGACGTAGAGACTTCAGGACTGATGGGTTTGTGTTTGGCTTACGTACAGCATGGGGGTCCTGAAGTTGCAACTGAAGCGCTAACCCGTTTGCGACTTGCGCTAGGCTCGGAACAGGCTCTATTGTATGATGCTACGTTGGTGCAATGGCTCAAGGAAGAATCCGCGAGGACCGCGGATGAGTACCGACGCAACCGAGCGGCTACACGAACTGCTTATTCACAGGAAACAGCCGAAACACTAGCTCAGATGCTGGCGGATGAAATTCCTGCAGCTATTGCCTTTGAACTATGGTCGACGGGCGAGGACCTACCCTTCCCGCAGGATGAGGCGTTGGCCCAATTTGCCAATCTGCCAACTGCTGTTCAAGACCGGGTGGCAGAGGCACTAACAGAACCCGCGTTTTACAGCATTCTTCCTCACCTTGGGGAGCACCATGAGCCCCGTACCCTGAGCCGGGCAAGGAAAACTATAGAAGACTACCTAATCAAACAGCTGGCGGTCATCAGTCTTGACCTGGAAAGTGACCGAGAGCATATTCACGAACTCGCTTGGGGGAAGTCCGGCGACTGGCATAGTGGTAACGGCGCCGATGAAGTGAAGTTAGTCTTTGGTGAGCTAACTAATTATTTGACGGGTGGCGAACCAGCTCTAGTAGTGGGGCATAACATCATTGCATTTGACGCACCGTTGCTAGCCGAGCGTGGCCTAACAATAGCGGAGAATCAGCTGTGGGATACGTTACTGGTGGAAATGGCGCTAAGCCCGCACTTCCACACTTTTGCTTTGCAAACTGCCCATGAAGCGCAAGGAGATGCTGAGCTGGCGCTACGTCTGTTTTTAACCCAACTCCTGCGGTTGATGCAATTAGACGAAAGTGCGTGGCTGGCAGTAGCTACGCTGTTTTCTTCCCCTTTGCAAGCCCACTTGAGAGAGTTTCGCGCCCTTAATTGGGTACTATGGCTGCAGACTCAGGACCTGGAGCAGGAAATGCGAGCCTGCTTTAGGCCGCAGCCCCAAGCCTCGACGTTAAGGCAGGAAGTACATGCATGGCTAGAAAGCGAAAAGTCTGCAGGAGTCGTGCTTGCACCGCGCGAAGTATGGGCTGAAGTACTGGTCCGAAGCTCGGTAAGGTTTTGGGCCGATGAGGAAACAGCACTCGACTACCGCGAGCTTGATGAAGAGGCCCTGTTGCAATTACTTGTTGTGCTCCCAACCGAACTACTGTTGGTGCAGCAGTTCTTTACTTACTGTCGCCAACAAGGCTGGCCTCCTTTGGCAGCCAACATGGCTCCGGCAGTGCGGGCTCGACTTCGACAGCACGAAATTGACCTTGGAAGCTGCCTAATTTCTTTACCTGCTGATTCCACCAAGCGGCACTTTCCCTTGTGTCTGACGGTGGAGCAACTGCGAGACGCGCGAACGTGGCTTCACCAGGTACCAGCCCTGTCAGTGCTGGTAGTAGAACCTGACTTGATTACGCTGGGCCACAAATACGAGGTGGCACAGTTGACGGCGGATGAGCTTCGCAATAGCCCCGCGACTGATACCGAATGGATAAAGTTCTCGGGTGGTCAAAGCTTCATGGGGCTAACGCTAAAACAGGCAAATCTGCTCGTCGGTAAGCTTCCTGGCGGCTATGACACGTTTTGGCTGGAAAAGCACCAATACGGGCAGTACCGGGTTTGGGCGAGCTTTGGCTGGGAGAAGCTCCTGAAAGAACTCACAAAGCAGGGCACGTCACTCGAGTACCGCCGTGGCACTCAACGGGCATATCCGGCGGGCCAATTGCGCAGTGCTGTCGCCAACCAACAGCGGTTGCAACAGCGCTTAGGCGTGGTAGCTCTCAATCCAGAAACCATCTATCGTTCGCGGTACTGGCTGTTGCAAGCGGAATTGGTAAGGCGCATTGGCAGTCAAACTTCGGCGCCAGTAGTATTGCTGGTGCAGCGCCCGGAGGAAGTAGAGCGACTGGAGTCATACTTCAGGCTAAATTTAAAGTGCTACATCCCGAAACGGGAAGCGCAACTAGGGCGGCGTCTCGAATTGCTGCACCGGCCCGGTACTTCACAACGCCTACTCATTGCACCGGTAGGACAGGCAGCAGCCATCTTTGAGGCTAACTATTTAGGGCCTCTCCAGGTGGTATTGGAGAGCTTTAATCTGATGGAGAACTTCTACCTGGCCCAAAACACGACGCTATTTGAAGCGGCGCGTTTGGCAGCCGGTGAGTTGGCCCGCCCATCGGATAATGAAGAATCTGGCGGGACAGCGGAAGCAATGGGCGGTGTCGAATCTGAGGAAGATGCTCAGATGGGCATATTAGAGCGTAACCTGCTGTTTTTACTCGAGTTGCAACGGCCTGTTGTGTACCGCATGAGGGCCCTCATAGCTGACAACCACGAAGCAAGCCGTTTGTGGCTACTGGACCCAAGACTAGCCGACTTTGCGGGTTTAGAAAGAAGCTGGCAGTTGAGCCGGGAAACAGTAGATGTGGCGTGGGAGACCAAGGAAGCTTACGAAGCAGCCGCTAAGCCAGCTGACGCCGCCCTGGGCGGTGTACGCCCGGAAGCCGACTTCGGCTTAAACCTGGATGAGGCTCGTGAGCTCCTTCGGCAGGTGTTCCTGCGCAGCGTGGATACCGACGGGCACGAAATGGTACACCAATGGCGCGAAAACCAAATCCCTTATCTGAATGAAATCCTGCAGGCCCAAACTGACCTGCTAGTTACCCTGGCAACGGGTGGTGGCAAGTCGGTGTTGTTTCAGGCACCGGCACTCTATCGAAGCGCTTATACCAACCGGCTGTCGATAGTGGTGACGCCGCTGAAGGCATTGATGGAAGATCAGGTCGCCAAGCTGTGGGAGCTTGGATTCTATAGCAGTGTTGAATACATCAACTCCGACAAGCAGGATGAAGTGCAGCAGATTTACCGACGGATTGCGGGCGGCGAAATAGCACTTCTATTCATTACTCCAGAGCGGTTTAGAAGCGGAGGATTCAGCCGTGCCTTTTGGCAGCGGTTCACGAACGACCACGGGCTGGAGTACGCCGTGTTTGACGAGGCACATTGCATTTCACAGTGGGGCCACGAGTTTCGGCCCGATTATTTGCACTCAGCCAAAGTTGTGCAGGGCTTCCGACAGGAAGGCGTACGAGACTTTGGGCGCCAGTTTCCAGTGCTGCTGTTTTCGGCCACGGTAACACAGAAAATCTTCGATAATTTCAAGCAGTTATTCCCTGAACATGAAGCTACTAGGTGA
- a CDS encoding SNF2-related protein — translation MALFDAAVDLNPHQIEAALFAIQSPLSKGVLLADEVGLGKTIEAGIVLCQMWAERRRRLLILCPASLRQQWALELREKFNLPAVVVDAKTAQMARKADLDPLHQGAVTIMSYQYANTVREAIRGVEWDLVVIDEAHRLRNAYRPSNKVGQGISWATGHCRKLLLTATPLQNSLLELYGLSTLIDEQLFGDLPSFREQFTGANANLEALRQRLTSFCKRTLRNQVTEYVRYTERRTITRPFQPTDDEHALYEAITSFLQRPVSFAIPQRQRHLTELILRKLLASSPLAIADTLFTMKARLIALRDTPAGAASASDAEFVMQIVMEDDLDEELLDDILDEDESDPVGPAELELDQQIIQEEIQLLDYLGTWARSIGTDTKARALAMALHIGFEQMATTGANQKALIFTESRRTQEYLRTHLEAEGYRGRIVLFNGTNGDSEAVCIYQDWLARHSGSSRVSGSRSIDMRTALVEYFRDEAAIMIATEAASEGVNLQFCSLVINYDLPWNPQRVEQRIGRCHRYGQRHEVVVINFLNERNQADRRVLELLTEKFSLFNGIFGASDDILGTIESGVDFERRILAIYQQCRTPAEIEAAFQKLRAELDEQIKTRMDDTRQLLLEHFDDDVHQRLKLRLEDTRHQLDKFSARFWALTRTLLADRARFEEAFLYFDLFRPPLPEVLAGRYFLLSKSRPTDEGPADILEEGEIFRYRLSHPLGEYVLDTAKSLVTPFAQVVFDVRHHPTRLVLVEALRGMSGYLTLTRLCLESYEHEEYLLFSAFDETGQSLDQETCEKMLVCAAHIADGLPEVPASAANRLRAEAERHVQATISHSLERNSRYFHEAREKLERWAEDLILAAEKALRDTKEQIKQQQRQARLVPTLDEQKAIQQKISQLEQQQRRQRQGVFEAEDEILQKRNDLIEALEKRLTHRTTTEHLFTIRWAVV, via the coding sequence ATGGCACTGTTCGATGCTGCTGTAGACCTTAACCCTCACCAGATTGAGGCCGCGCTTTTTGCCATTCAGTCACCGCTCTCAAAAGGAGTATTGCTCGCTGATGAAGTTGGTTTAGGCAAAACGATTGAGGCGGGCATTGTCCTTTGTCAAATGTGGGCCGAGCGTAGGCGCCGTTTACTGATTCTGTGTCCGGCCTCCCTGCGGCAGCAGTGGGCATTGGAGTTGCGCGAAAAATTCAACCTGCCGGCGGTGGTAGTCGATGCTAAAACGGCCCAGATGGCCCGCAAGGCCGACCTCGACCCGTTACACCAGGGCGCCGTGACCATCATGTCCTACCAGTATGCTAATACGGTTCGCGAGGCCATCCGTGGGGTAGAGTGGGACTTGGTAGTTATCGACGAAGCCCACCGCTTGCGCAATGCCTATCGGCCCAGCAATAAGGTAGGGCAGGGGATTAGCTGGGCTACTGGCCACTGCCGCAAGCTCCTGCTCACAGCTACTCCGCTGCAGAATTCCCTGCTGGAACTCTATGGACTCTCCACCCTTATTGACGAGCAGCTATTCGGCGACCTGCCCTCTTTTCGCGAGCAGTTCACGGGCGCCAACGCCAACCTGGAAGCTCTCCGCCAACGCTTAACAAGCTTTTGCAAGCGTACGCTGCGCAACCAGGTCACTGAGTACGTGCGCTACACGGAGCGCCGCACCATTACGCGCCCCTTCCAGCCCACCGACGACGAACATGCGTTATACGAAGCCATTACCAGCTTTCTGCAGCGCCCTGTTTCGTTTGCCATTCCGCAACGTCAGCGTCACCTTACGGAGCTGATTCTGCGCAAGCTGCTGGCCTCTTCACCCCTGGCCATTGCCGACACGCTCTTCACCATGAAAGCCAGGCTAATCGCACTGCGTGATACGCCGGCCGGGGCAGCCTCTGCATCCGATGCCGAGTTTGTCATGCAGATTGTGATGGAAGACGACCTCGATGAGGAACTGCTCGATGACATTCTGGACGAGGACGAATCCGACCCTGTTGGCCCCGCGGAACTAGAGCTCGACCAGCAAATTATTCAGGAGGAAATCCAGCTGCTGGACTACCTGGGCACCTGGGCTCGCTCTATCGGGACCGACACCAAAGCACGGGCCCTCGCCATGGCCCTGCACATTGGCTTCGAGCAGATGGCTACCACCGGAGCCAACCAAAAAGCGCTGATTTTTACGGAGTCGCGCCGCACCCAGGAATACCTCCGTACTCACTTGGAGGCCGAAGGGTATCGTGGCCGTATCGTTCTTTTCAATGGCACCAACGGCGACAGCGAAGCCGTTTGCATCTATCAGGATTGGCTTGCCCGGCACAGTGGGTCCAGCCGCGTCAGCGGCTCCCGGTCGATTGACATGCGCACGGCACTGGTGGAGTATTTCCGCGACGAGGCCGCCATCATGATTGCCACGGAAGCCGCTTCCGAGGGTGTCAACCTACAGTTCTGCTCCCTGGTCATCAATTACGACTTGCCCTGGAACCCGCAGCGTGTCGAGCAGCGCATCGGTCGCTGCCACCGCTACGGCCAGCGGCACGAAGTTGTCGTCATTAATTTTCTGAACGAGCGCAACCAAGCCGACCGCCGGGTACTGGAGTTGCTGACCGAAAAATTCAGCTTGTTCAATGGCATTTTCGGCGCTTCCGATGATATCCTTGGCACCATCGAGTCGGGAGTTGATTTTGAGCGGCGCATTCTGGCCATCTACCAGCAGTGCCGTACGCCGGCGGAGATTGAGGCCGCTTTTCAAAAGCTCCGGGCCGAGCTCGACGAGCAAATCAAAACCCGGATGGATGACACCCGGCAGTTGCTGCTCGAGCACTTCGACGACGACGTGCACCAGCGCCTGAAGCTCCGCCTGGAAGATACCCGCCATCAACTCGACAAGTTCAGCGCCAGGTTTTGGGCCTTAACCCGCACGCTGCTGGCAGACCGTGCCCGATTCGAAGAGGCTTTCCTGTACTTCGACTTATTCCGGCCACCTCTGCCCGAGGTCTTGGCGGGGCGCTACTTCCTGCTCTCTAAATCACGTCCCACCGATGAGGGTCCCGCCGATATCCTCGAGGAGGGCGAAATTTTCCGCTACCGCCTTTCCCACCCGTTAGGCGAGTACGTGCTCGATACGGCCAAATCCCTGGTCACGCCCTTTGCCCAGGTAGTGTTCGATGTTCGTCATCATCCCACCCGACTAGTGTTGGTCGAAGCGCTACGCGGCATGAGCGGTTACCTGACGCTCACTCGCCTGTGCCTCGAAAGCTACGAGCACGAAGAATATCTGCTCTTCTCGGCCTTCGACGAAACGGGCCAGTCTCTCGACCAGGAAACCTGCGAGAAAATGCTGGTCTGCGCGGCGCATATAGCCGATGGCCTGCCCGAAGTGCCGGCCAGTGCCGCCAACCGCCTCCGGGCTGAGGCCGAGCGCCATGTGCAGGCTACTATCAGCCATTCGCTGGAGCGCAACAGCCGCTATTTCCACGAAGCCCGCGAAAAGCTGGAGCGTTGGGCCGAAGACCTGATTCTGGCGGCCGAAAAGGCCCTGCGCGATACCAAGGAGCAGATAAAACAGCAGCAGCGCCAAGCGCGTTTGGTACCCACGCTCGATGAACAGAAGGCCATTCAGCAGAAAATTAGCCAGCTTGAGCAGCAACAACGTCGGCAGCGGCAGGGAGTTTTCGAGGCTGAGGATGAAATCTTACAGAAACGCAACGACTTGATTGAAGCGCTTGAAAAGCGTCTCACCCACCGCACCACTACCGAGCACCTGTTCACTATCCGGTGGGCAGTGGTCTGA
- a CDS encoding ATP-dependent helicase, protein MKLLGDLGTNPVQAHITLRFKPVASKEQQLIALLDDLREQKFDHKLSRVLVFVRTRRQAEEVTEQLKTQAEELGLEWAQQVDFFHAGLDGTDRAEKYEAYKPVRKAASVAEGAEDAKTAVLVATKAFGMGMDIGNIHYLYHLGPSSTFEDFLQEVGRAGRDAGMRQQANFGEGRPIRAMCVATREDFGKLRDLQHRSDLTWDYLGQVQQLVHRYIERFRPLEPRPNEAFPLPLDLAEEMSDDDAGGGEATKFRLGLHWLEQLGRIRLGLYTPAHLPILLCDKPNYGKIKDQTERQEVEQFVTRLRASPYCEGASLLLPMAELMTLSGKRRWTELYRLLFQAQKAGAICIERYLTLELTDLRRAELTAWREEHRCAAGKLPLVEAVFGLARHLMERVRPGEQLTIDGDELDRMVASEAAEHFQSRQIYWEDADRNKRKLTPTATQQKLIKDWHKKRAKFGLKLIRLLPRTRVESVLNRHDRSQARVVQLIYNGNQDAKQWQQPLAELKRQLTKLIAHVVETGHTRFNYADLVVELGLENAAHDYLDNLLFLARALGYLKGSGSLVPMGIELFLDDLSVPNKDDRASADYQRYLDFEEGIRLKELRLMALQCLANLKSTERQDTFIKRYFQCESGELLLKLLEEYLPENHPSLAAFQKEALVKAEKGLSEEQRIVYDAPLTDNLQVIAGPGSGKTHTLTLRVARLVQKAKVPPEQILVLAYNRAVVVELKDRLSKLFRALGYGRLIQRLHIHTFHSLCRRCMGAALDDKEFDEWVPAFVQALERDPGLLSRELGRIRYVFVDEFQDITELRLQLLKLLAPNTGPDGVRLCVIGDPNQSIYGYERIKEGGAIDPHPYYVQFHRQYEPQTLFLSNNYRSYPGILQAAARVLATNEVRFKRMPELQAVRTPSHERPYCQVLRYRDSKTDWRAKLNELLGEVYEPGKPYQQVAVMLRSNDEVFRVFNELRSSTLPSDVSLRIQGASMAPVATREFYHLLHTFRAEPAAPLSATYLDDFNTRKQAALRKFEHVWDPYLMHLLHCLLYEFNKERPEEGTNQDVLDFVEEMARRDDGHFAKLYDSHIETVAPGQRRREVVLTTMHKVKGLEFDAVLLPPGFTDFGLDKRTGKAAANLVELVEEERRLLYVAYTRARYRLVVINYDREEAVATGKPYALEGAEQKLGRILKPGLDKLFISWGGSNPNAYEFIQGRVKIGDPITLTRDAYGRWLIYCHGTLVGRLRGGQFKPEPQAARLEGLAVAGVVCYTHEESLRYDTAHNSTFTTDNWHPPAVKRGHIYLVDFAGYYKAD, encoded by the coding sequence ATGAAGCTACTAGGTGACTTAGGCACTAACCCCGTGCAAGCGCACATTACCTTGCGCTTTAAGCCGGTAGCTAGTAAAGAGCAGCAGTTAATAGCGTTGCTTGATGACTTGCGGGAGCAAAAATTTGATCACAAGCTGAGCCGGGTGCTGGTATTTGTACGGACCCGCAGGCAAGCCGAAGAAGTGACAGAGCAGCTTAAAACCCAAGCAGAGGAGCTGGGGTTGGAGTGGGCGCAGCAGGTAGATTTTTTTCATGCCGGACTTGATGGAACTGACCGAGCTGAAAAATATGAAGCCTACAAGCCAGTCAGGAAGGCAGCATCCGTTGCTGAAGGTGCTGAAGATGCTAAGACGGCGGTACTGGTCGCGACCAAAGCCTTCGGCATGGGCATGGATATTGGCAACATCCATTACCTGTATCATTTGGGCCCATCTTCAACCTTCGAGGACTTTTTGCAAGAAGTAGGACGAGCAGGGCGCGACGCGGGGATGCGCCAACAAGCAAATTTTGGGGAAGGACGCCCCATTAGGGCAATGTGCGTGGCTACGCGCGAAGACTTCGGCAAGCTGCGCGACTTGCAGCACCGCTCGGATTTGACCTGGGATTATTTAGGACAGGTACAGCAATTAGTGCACAGGTACATCGAGAGGTTTCGGCCGCTGGAACCGCGTCCCAATGAAGCCTTTCCACTCCCTTTGGATTTGGCTGAAGAGATGAGCGATGACGACGCTGGGGGTGGGGAAGCCACTAAGTTCCGGCTGGGGTTGCACTGGCTCGAACAACTGGGGCGCATCCGCTTGGGGCTCTATACCCCCGCCCACTTACCAATATTGCTCTGCGACAAGCCCAACTATGGAAAAATCAAGGACCAAACTGAACGGCAGGAGGTAGAACAGTTTGTGACACGGCTACGTGCCTCACCCTACTGTGAGGGAGCGTCGCTATTGCTGCCAATGGCTGAGCTCATGACGCTCTCCGGTAAACGGCGATGGACAGAGCTTTACCGGCTACTTTTTCAAGCACAAAAAGCCGGCGCAATTTGTATAGAGCGATACCTGACACTTGAGCTAACTGACTTACGCCGCGCAGAACTTACTGCGTGGCGAGAAGAGCATAGGTGTGCAGCAGGCAAGTTGCCCTTGGTGGAAGCAGTGTTTGGATTGGCCCGGCACCTAATGGAAAGAGTACGTCCGGGCGAGCAGCTAACCATAGATGGAGACGAGCTTGACCGAATGGTAGCTTCTGAGGCAGCTGAGCATTTCCAGTCACGGCAAATCTACTGGGAAGATGCTGACCGAAACAAGCGGAAGTTGACCCCAACGGCGACGCAACAGAAGTTAATAAAGGACTGGCATAAAAAGCGGGCGAAGTTTGGGCTCAAGCTTATTCGACTTTTACCCCGCACCCGGGTGGAATCTGTGTTGAACCGCCATGACCGTAGCCAGGCACGAGTGGTGCAACTTATTTACAATGGGAATCAGGATGCTAAGCAGTGGCAGCAGCCGCTGGCGGAATTAAAACGGCAGCTTACTAAGCTGATAGCCCATGTAGTAGAAACCGGGCATACCCGGTTTAATTATGCCGACCTGGTGGTGGAGCTTGGTCTGGAAAACGCCGCGCATGACTACCTTGACAATCTTTTGTTTCTAGCACGCGCACTTGGCTACCTTAAAGGAAGTGGCTCGTTGGTGCCGATGGGCATTGAGCTATTTTTGGATGATTTATCGGTGCCGAATAAGGATGACCGAGCATCAGCAGATTATCAAAGATACCTTGATTTTGAGGAGGGCATTCGGCTAAAAGAACTGCGTTTAATGGCCTTGCAATGCTTGGCTAACTTGAAAAGTACCGAACGTCAGGACACCTTTATCAAGCGTTATTTTCAGTGTGAGAGCGGCGAGCTCCTACTAAAACTACTCGAAGAATATCTGCCCGAAAACCACCCTAGCCTTGCTGCATTTCAGAAGGAAGCATTAGTGAAAGCGGAAAAAGGCTTGAGCGAGGAACAGCGGATTGTATACGATGCACCGCTTACTGATAACCTGCAGGTAATAGCCGGGCCAGGAAGCGGTAAAACCCATACGCTGACCCTGCGAGTGGCACGCCTAGTGCAGAAAGCGAAAGTGCCGCCAGAACAAATTCTGGTGCTCGCCTACAATCGGGCGGTAGTGGTTGAATTGAAGGACAGGCTAAGCAAACTGTTTCGGGCACTTGGCTATGGGCGGCTAATACAACGGCTGCATATTCACACGTTCCATAGTCTCTGCCGACGTTGCATGGGGGCAGCCCTCGATGACAAGGAATTCGATGAGTGGGTACCAGCCTTCGTGCAAGCTCTGGAAAGAGACCCTGGCTTGCTGTCGCGGGAACTGGGCCGAATTCGGTACGTTTTCGTGGATGAGTTTCAGGATATTACTGAGCTCCGACTACAGCTGCTAAAACTGCTGGCCCCTAATACAGGACCAGACGGTGTGCGACTTTGCGTGATTGGGGACCCCAATCAGAGCATTTATGGCTACGAACGTATAAAAGAAGGTGGGGCTATCGACCCTCACCCCTACTACGTGCAGTTTCATCGCCAATATGAGCCGCAGACTCTGTTTCTGAGCAATAATTACCGCTCATACCCAGGCATACTACAAGCCGCGGCCCGCGTATTGGCGACTAATGAGGTTCGGTTTAAACGTATGCCTGAGCTGCAGGCTGTACGAACACCGAGCCATGAACGACCATATTGCCAGGTGTTGCGGTACCGTGACAGCAAGACCGATTGGCGGGCCAAGCTCAATGAATTATTGGGCGAGGTATACGAACCCGGAAAGCCTTACCAGCAGGTGGCAGTAATGCTGCGCTCCAATGACGAAGTATTTCGGGTTTTCAATGAACTGCGCTCCTCGACACTTCCGTCAGACGTGTCATTGCGCATTCAAGGGGCATCAATGGCGCCCGTCGCGACAAGAGAATTTTACCACTTGCTACATACGTTTCGGGCAGAGCCAGCAGCTCCGCTTAGTGCCACTTACCTCGACGATTTTAATACCCGTAAGCAAGCAGCGTTGCGCAAGTTCGAGCACGTATGGGACCCGTATTTAATGCATCTATTGCATTGCCTACTTTACGAGTTCAATAAGGAGCGCCCCGAAGAAGGCACAAACCAGGATGTTCTAGACTTTGTGGAAGAAATGGCTAGGCGGGACGATGGCCATTTTGCCAAGCTCTATGATAGCCACATTGAAACTGTAGCACCAGGGCAGAGGCGGCGTGAGGTGGTCTTGACCACTATGCACAAGGTTAAGGGCCTAGAGTTCGATGCTGTGCTGCTACCACCTGGCTTCACTGATTTTGGCCTAGATAAGCGTACTGGTAAAGCTGCCGCTAACCTAGTAGAGCTGGTGGAAGAAGAACGACGCCTTCTATATGTGGCTTACACACGGGCTCGCTACCGACTTGTTGTTATCAATTATGACCGCGAAGAGGCGGTGGCCACCGGCAAGCCATATGCCTTGGAGGGCGCTGAGCAGAAGCTGGGACGCATCCTTAAACCGGGGCTCGATAAGCTATTTATCTCCTGGGGTGGCAGTAACCCCAATGCCTATGAGTTTATTCAAGGCAGGGTTAAAATAGGTGACCCAATAACCTTAACTCGGGATGCTTATGGGCGGTGGCTAATATACTGCCATGGTACGCTGGTAGGCCGTTTGCGCGGAGGACAATTCAAGCCAGAGCCTCAAGCTGCGCGGCTTGAGGGGCTAGCTGTGGCCGGAGTGGTGTGCTACACGCATGAAGAGTCTCTGCGCTACGATACGGCGCACAATTCAACGTTTACAACCGACAACTGGCATCCACCTGCGGTGAAACGCGGTCATATTTACCTTGTAGATTTTGCGGGCTATTACAAAGCGGATTAA